CTCTTACTCTATTTGAAAGAGAATTTTAGGAGTTGGCTGAGTAAAGCTAGATTCTATCAAAGTGATAGAGTGAAGCCTTCACGACGTGGTGGGAGCTATGGTGTTCTTTTAAGATGTTTCGTATTTGTCTTCATATACTTAGGACTCTTGAAAAATACTATTTTCTATGGCTGCTTATATTACCTATCATATATAGCTGGCCAAAAATGGCTGAATTTTAGGAAGAGCAATCAACTGCCAAGGTTCATCTTAGAGAGGACTCAAGTTTAAGCTACTGTGATCATCTACTCATATTCTTCTAGAGAATCTTTGATAGTTCGGAGCACTTGGGACTCTACCTCATCTCTTACATTATCCCACATAGCGTTCATTACTTAAGAGTCTCCACCCGTAGCTGACCATTCTGATTGCGCTTTTTGGACCGGCGTAgcgtgcttcttttttttttttttgttaatgcgGGTGGATCTGACGGGaccggatacacccaataaagtcaaaaaatagaatacctcggagtgccaagGGCAACTCCCCATCGCCAATCCATAAGGTGCCTCCGAAGTGACAAGCTACATACGCagctacccaatccgcagcaccattaccttcacggtaaatatgcttggcctgaaagggcCATCCATCCCTCGCCATAACCCAAATGTCACGGAGCAAGGGATGGTCACAACCGCCACGCCTTGGAcccccctggatccaactgaCAACGGTGGCTGAGTCACCCTTCAGGATAATGGACCTAGCCCGTAAGACACACCGGGCATGGCGAAGGCCTGCCCAGGCTGCTGTCAGCTCCGCACTCGGAACTGAAGTGTCAAATAACTGACTGCCACCGGCAGCCACAACCCTGGCACACGGGTCCCGGATAACAAAACCCGCGCCTCCCCGCATACCACCATCCAAAacagacccatcaaagttgaccttgaggaaactcgggggtgggggctcccaggtgaaaaacaccgtacgaGAGACTGCCGAAGCAGAGTGGGAACCCCAGGTGTTCCGAGCTATCAAGGTCCCTCCAACAGGGATAGTGTAACACAACTCTACCGCCTGAACGCGGGCACTCTCGACAACAAATCGTGGCGACATACGTCGTTCGCTGAAGGTGCGAGCATTCCTGGCCAACCAGATCTGGTAGGCAATGCAGGTAGCTCGGACAACCTCCTGACGAAGCACCAGGGACTCCGATCCCTGACGCATGGCCTGTAAGAACAGGTCCCTACATCGCCATACCACCGATGGGACCCCTGCCAGCTGCCAAGTGCCCCTAGCCCATGTGCACCGAAACAGGGCATGGTCCACTGTCTCGGCCACACCACAAGCCCCACACACGAATGAGATCCTCACACCTCGACCTGCGAGTATAGCTCTCGTAGGGAGACggtcccaggccaccttccagaggaacaaCGCAACCCTCGGGTGGAGCCCCaatcgccaaatccaggcaaaaTTCGGGCCATGCTCGTAATCCTGCCGAAGGATATGGGAGAGATCGCCCATCCTGACCCTGGATCTGGTCGAGAAACCCCACACACGTACATTTAGTCCGCCACTTCGTGGTAACGGTAGTGAGCGGACCCGCTCCGCCAAATGCTGCCCGAACAAACGGGCCAACTGAATCTCATCCCAGCCAGCCACCCCGGGGGTCATGAGATCACAAACCTGTAGACCCTCCCCAGCCTCGACACTAACCATAGTCGGCCAAAGCCGTAGCGGGAGGCCGTCGACCCATGGGTCTCCAGCTACATCGATGCTACGTCCGTCGCTTATCAGCCATCGGGTGTGACTCGACACTAATGGCAAGTATGTCACTATCTCACGCCATAGAAAGAAGCATCTCTGCCCTCCTCGGGCCCAGCCCTCCGGGCTTGCCCCCCGCGTAGCGTGCTTTTGAGAGGATTTGTTTGaggaaaaaaatttatgagaacCCATAGAGGCTGGTATGCAAACCAGGACTGTCCTAAAAGCTGGTTAGAGGTTTTAGAGCATGCTGAGGGAAAGTCTGGCTTTTTTTTCGGGCGGAGTGTGCGATCGAATTCGGCCTAAATCTATGTGAACATAAAAAAAGAAGCAATGATATATCTGATCGATGAGATCCAGTCAGTCATGTCTTGAGCCAAACAGCGAATCCTAGTTCATCTCAACAGAATCCCCTGGAGCTGAGCCTTACCATCGTCGGCCGTTGGATCGGGATCGAATCGCGGCCGACGTGGCTTTCTCCGGCCGCTTAATCCCTGAACCCCAGTCTGCCCTCTTCTCTTCCCCCTGCCgagagagcgagcgagcgagcgagaagTGGTAGGGGTCCGAGAAAGAGCTTCTTTCGAGTGCGGTGCGATGTTCCTGCGGCGGATCTTGACGGGGGGGATGGGGGCGGTATTGTTGGCGAAGGTGAAGGAGACGACGGGGATCGTGGGGCTGGAGGTGGTGCCGAACGCCCGGGAGGTGCTGATCTCGCTGTACAGGCGGACCCTGAAGGAGATCCAGGCCGTGCCGGAGAACGAGGGCTACCGCAAGGCCGTCGAGAGCTTCACCCGGCACCGCCTCGAGGTCTGCCTCGAGGAGGAGGACTGGGAGGTGATCGAGAAGCGCATCGGCTGCGGCCAGGTCGAGGAGCTCATCGAGGAGGCCCAGGACGAGCTCAAGCTCATCGACAAGATGATCGGTCCCCACCCCTTCCTTTCTACTTTTATTAGATTAATCTCTCCTTCTATTGCTTGcatttttttgttctttgagACCCGAATTCGTCATCTCGGAATGCATCCCTATCCCTCTAATAATCTGATCaaagatttttcatttttgcatttattatgcaaaaaaaaaaataaacccatcttgcagtagtatttgatCTGGAAAGTcgatttctttctttcccttgGTTAGGTTTTTCTCTGGAAGGAACGTAttttatagcataaatatcgaTTTTTTTTCTAGTGGTGTTGCTGTGCGGATTAGGGATTTGATTGTTTAGAGTCGTGGAAATGAGTGAAGTGCATTCGATCGTGTAtagctttgaaaaaaaaaaaatcattgatcaTCACATGGAATTCTGTTAAGAGATTGTATGAAAATGGAATTCCTTGTATTCTCATTTGAGAATGGAAGGAAGCACTTTTATTTGGGAGAGTTcgaagaaaaaggaagattattttattttgacttgtctttttttttcccttgtatTTGTTAGGTTCTGTCTGGCCTTCATATTTTCTGAAACTTTGTAGCATCAATGAGTTTTTGGGCCCCCTTTGAAGTGGTGAAAGTTAGAAATTACTGTCTTTTGGATGGTAACTCTGAGGCAATGAATGAACTTTACTCGATTATAGGCTTTATCGGTAGTGAAGGATTTCCGAATTTTTATATTATGAACgggttttcttttttgttcctGGGAAATGAGAATGTTACAGAAATTTAAAATGTCCTTTTTTGACTGATAAAGCCCAGGATCCATTAATGTGTGAAGTGCTTGAGATGAATTGTATTTCAGTAAGATGAGCGGAAGGTGGCACATTTCTCATTTGCATTCAGTACTTGTATGACTGACATGAGTAAACATAATGTAATGGAAATGCTATCGAGACATTAAAGTTTGGATATCTTCAACCATGGCATGATGATGATGGCCGCCTGTAGTGCCATAATGTTCACAAAGAAGGTGGAGATTATCAAGCAACACCAAGTAGTGACTACTGCACATGGGTTGAAGCTCCGACCTTACAACCATTTCTGTGTACAGTACCACTGTAATAAAGCATGTGGGAAAAAAGATAGTGACCTTGTTTACCACATTAAGTGTAAGAAGTTTGGTTTTCTTAAGATTTTGAGCAAATAATGATTATCTTTTTAGCACTAAGAGGAGTGGAGATTGTGTTTAATTGTCAGATGACTATGAGAGAATTGTTGGTTCTGTGATTCCTCAAGTGGTCAATATAACTAGTCATACACAGCTTTGAATCTTATCTTTTTGTGGAGCAAGAAAAACCAAAACTTGACTTGCATATTGTAGTCTTTAGCTAAGATTTAGAGAAGAACAGCCTCTTTAAGGTCAACTATCTTAGGGCGCCAAAGTTCAGGTAACTTTTCATTATTCTAGGTCATTCTTGATAATCTTTAAACATCACTGAGGCAATATATTATAACAATTCTAGTTCAACGAAGTAATCATAGATATTCAACTAGTATTTTTACTTGTACTCTTCTTTGTTATTATATCCACACTTTCTGATGTTAAATTGGAACCAGGAAGGGAACTGTTGAATGTATGTGTATTTTACATTCTAAAATTGGAATTATGGAGGGCCTTGTAATGAACTACcatatttgatatttttgatttaaGCTTAGTGACACATCTTAACCATTCATTCTTGTCAAAGGCTACATTTTTAAGCAAAGTGTTAAGAAAAAATCATTACGAGAATAAATATTCATATTGCAATTAGCATCAGTGCCTATATGATATTTTGTGGTATTCGATACACATTATTAAGCGTTGATTTCGTGGTGCAATGTGATTGTTGTATGTATGCTACTTAAGGGGCAACTGTGTAGGGCTATAGTAGGATTCACTTTGTTGTATCCATTGGATTGTTAGGCGATAAAAAGGTGGGCGATGTTGAAGATGTTAATGTTAAGGTGGTGTTTGGTAAGAGTGAAAAGCATCAAGTTTGAAACAAGTAGAAGATGAGTTAAACATACTGAGAATATAAAAAGTGATATTCCGACTACAATGGACTTTTCTGCTAAGGTGTTGCTCTTTCAGAATGTCGTAGTGCAGTTAGATTTGTCTATCTTTCTTCTGTCTAGCTTGCTGCATGCCTTTAGACAAATATTCCTTTATTCTGGTTATGTGAAGTTGAAAGATGAAGTGATTATTAGCAGTCCTATTCTTACTGAGGCTTAGCAGGAAGCATATCTGCTGAGTTtgctaaaattgcttagaaTTGCAGGAGCAAACTGaacgaagaaaaagaaattaggTAGGCTGTCAATATCTGTCCAAGAATATTCCTTGTTGATAGTAATATGTTGTACTTTTGACGGGGACATGCAGAATGATTTGGTCTTTTGGTGTTTAGGTCTTCATGTGGAAATAGACATGGAAGTATTTTGGCTAAGGAAAACAATAGTGTTATGTTCTGGACCTTTCCAAGGATGTTAACTATGCTGGCAGATCAATGAGAATGTGATGCATTGTTTTGCTCTAGGCCCTTGTACTTGATGGGTTCTGGAAGAGGTCCTAGATTTTATTTGGTTGTCCATGATTAAATTTTATCAATCTTTTTGAAAAACTTGATAGGTTAAAGAGACCGAATATCTCAAAAGAGAAGAGTATCATACCACATGTTTTTTGCTAGAGTGCCTGAAATAAAGAGAATTACCACGATTCTGAAGATAAGATCAGGGATCCCATTCTTCTTGTTCTAGACATTTCTAAAATGAGTAAGTATTGCAAGTTCAGCTGCTTGGCCTGAAAATGGGAACACTTGTAGCTGTCATTGTTGTCCAGATCCGTTGATGGGCTAGACATTTTTCCTCTTCCatctgtgtgtgtatgtgtagaATTGCTGTGACCTTTCACTTGTGTGATCAGACACACTATTTGCTAGTCCCTACTACTTTCCAGAGCTTGGCTTGGGTTTGTTTTGAGCCCATGTTTTGAAGTTTGGAGATATTGTCTAAGTCTGCAGAGCGATGATCTTGGAGGAATGAGATGCCCAAAGTTCCGTGAAAGGGTTGCATTAGTATGTACCATGTGTGAGGATTTGTGATATATATGGAGGGTTGTTTTATGTATTAACACATAGACCTCTTGGTTTGCTACTAGTTATAACCAATGAAATTTGCGGCAATACCATTTGATACTCTTATGAAATAGAGGAGCAAATACTTGAactcaatattttctttccactATGCCTCAACATCCTGGTTATGGGTGTTAATCACTGCACTATGGTTGGACAGATAAATTCTCTAACAATATATTACCATCTGTGACAGAACTTCatacaagaattttttttttcttctctgtgATACATTCTAATTGATTAATAATCTTAGTTTATATATTCATCGTCATTTAAAGTATATACATGATATTTCTTATGAATGTAGACAAGCTTTAGTTTGGCAAGTAATTGTTTCCATCATTTTGGATAGCTCATGTTGGGCGTGTCTAGTAGATTATTTGGCATATAATTTGCTTAAGTTTTGGCATGTTTGAAGTTATTGAACCAGTTATGCTTAGCTTTCGGACTAATTTCTCGGGTCCAAATTTAACCCAATTGTTTGAGAGTGCCTGAAAATAGTAAGGTGCTTTTATTGCTGTTTTGAGAGAATTAAAAGTAAGTGTTGCTCAAATGTCAGCCTCAGAAGAGGATGTGCGTGTTTGATTCCCAGAAGCAGTAATCAGATTATGCTAGTATTTGGCTCCtgttttcttttggtattattCCAATTAAATTTCTCAGACCCAAATCTGACTAAATGTTGAAGGGTGCCTGAAAACAGTAAGCTGCTTCTAGTGCTCTTTTGAGACAGTTGATGGAAGAATTGCTCAAATGTCAGCCTTCGAAGAGTATGTGAATGCTTGATTCCAAAAGCCTGTTCTCTGTTTTGGATTGCAATGAACCCTGGTATGCTTGATTCCCGTACCGCCCCgcccccctccctcccttctcCAAAATAAAAGAGCCAGGGTCACCTGTCATATTGTTTGCGGTGATACATTAACTGATGGTGGGTTCGCTGCTTTGAGATGTACTGCAAGTCTGCGAATAAGAATCAGAGAGATAGCTACCCAGATAAGGAGCTCAATCTTAAGAGCCTGGGGAAGGAGTCATAGAACTTGAACCCACATTGGATGATTTATGAGGATGCATCTGACCCTCTATAGACCTCGCAGTGGTAGGGGCCTTATGCATTGGACCACCCTTGTTTTTGGGAATTCATTTACTTAGTTATACAGAACATGAGAAATGATTTCTTGTGGTTTTCTGGTTCCGATTATTGGCCTGAATTTTATATGCAATGGGACTGTGAGTCCAAAGCTTTTTGTTTGTGCAATCCTATTTCCATGACTCTTGCCCCGGACTGCAACAGTGCAACTGTTAAGCAGGCTGGCAGCAGGCATATTATGGTATATGGAGCCAGTTCTTGAGATAGGTCTATAGAAAACATTTTAGTTTCTCAGCACAGGCCCAGCCTATTAAAAAGCAAGGACAGTTGTTATTGTGCACTACCAAGGACTGGCAGCAGATAGGTACTGTTAAAGTATTACAGTTCTTATATGGCTTCCACTGTATTACTAGCATCGCTTTGAGCGTCTACAACCAGAGGTCTCACCCTTAAAGTTTGACGGCTTGCCTTCTAGGATATAGCTGCAAGTGACTTTTCCCAAGTTACTGTGGATTAGTGCATGTGATAATTGGTAAACAAGTTGTTCAGAAAGGAAGAAGTCATGTTTATTTCATTGCTAATGTAATAAGACTTGTATGCTGCAGCTTAAATTTTGTTATGCTGAATGCAGAATGGGATCCCTGGGGTGTTCCAGATGATTTTGAATGTGAAGTCATTGAAGACGATACTCCAATTCCGAAACATGTTCCTCAACACCGACCTGCTCCACTCCCAGAAGAGTTCTACAAGACGTTAGAGGCACTTACTTCGAAACCTGCTCCTAAGGATGAACCTTCCACTCAATCAAAGGCTTAAAATTATGGCTTTGCTTGGTTTCAAAACTGTTCATATGGGGAGCATTTGTCATGCCTCTTGGTCGCTACTCTGGTCTTCATATTATGTTAGTCATAAATAACCTGGCTTCCTCTTATGAGTGAAATAATGGTAGGAAAATACCTGTTGTTAATGCGTTTTTAACTCACGGGTACCGTCATTCCTGACATTTCTATGGTCTTGGGTTGAAAATTCTTTATGACTTTGGTCGAGGTGATAGTTATGATTTTGCCTATTCTGTGAaacaaaatttttgtttggatgGTGTCGAGTGCCGGTCAGATGGCAAATTCCAGCTCCTCTTTTTTATGGTTCATGTTTCTTCGATGCTAAATCTTGTTCTGGTGTTGAGTTCAAGCCAAATAGGCGGCATAACCAAGCTTGTATTTGGTGTTTGTATTCGTGCCAAATGTTGGCAATAatatctaataaaaaaaaagccatGAAAAATCTTTCCTCTTTGATTCTTGCTAAGGCATTTGAGACTTGCAGTATCAGCATCCTCTCTGTCGACATCAAGGGAATCATGAATGGATGAATCAAGATTCATTTCCAATTCATCGACTTATTCATTGTTCATGC
The Phoenix dactylifera cultivar Barhee BC4 chromosome 3, palm_55x_up_171113_PBpolish2nd_filt_p, whole genome shotgun sequence DNA segment above includes these coding regions:
- the LOC103701009 gene encoding probable NADH dehydrogenase [ubiquinone] 1 alpha subcomplex subunit 5, mitochondrial, whose product is MFLRRILTGGMGAVLLAKVKETTGIVGLEVVPNAREVLISLYRRTLKEIQAVPENEGYRKAVESFTRHRLEVCLEEEDWEVIEKRIGCGQVEELIEEAQDELKLIDKMIEWDPWGVPDDFECEVIEDDTPIPKHVPQHRPAPLPEEFYKTLEALTSKPAPKDEPSTQSKA